One genomic region from Salvia hispanica cultivar TCC Black 2014 chromosome 2, UniMelb_Shisp_WGS_1.0, whole genome shotgun sequence encodes:
- the LOC125203345 gene encoding elicitor-responsive protein 3: MNNEKSQAFLDQMKGAVLEVLLVSAEGIDRTHILGHPGYHVIVECGSQVFTSKRSSGNLGKFYWNEKLVFELPESELETLSHLKLRIVKEERFSDDDFVGETIIFIKGIIVEGNYRGLAEILPAPFNVVLEDDTYKGEMTVGMKFIPNVAVNVEGKQNVKKGNDVGSICSVITSIWKLKWWRLFSSYKSRYLMNKNKEN, encoded by the exons ATGAATAATGAGAAGAGCCAGGCATTTCTTGATCAAATGAAAGGTGCAGTTCTTGAAGTGCTTCTTGTTAGTGCCGAAGGCATCGACCGCACCCATATTCTTG GACACCCCGGTTACCATGTTATTGTTGAATGTGGTAGTCAAGTATTCACAAGCAAGAGATCATCAG GAAATCTGGGCAAATTCTACTGGAATGAAAAGCTTGTGTTCGAGCTGCCAGAATCCGAGCTGGAGACTCTGAGCCATCTGAAACTCAGGATTGTGAAAGAGGAGCGTTTCAGTGATGACGACTTTGTTGGTGAAACCAT AATCTTCATCAAAGGAATTATTGTGGAGGGGAACTACAGAGGGCTGGCGGAAATCCTCCCTGCCCCATTTAATGTGGTGCTTGAAGACGACACTTACAAAGGCGAGATGACCGTTGGAATGAAGTTCATACCGAAT GTCGCTGTGAACGTGGAAGGGAAGCAAAACGTGAAGAAGGGAAACGATGTAGGATCGATATGCTCTGTGATCACAAGCATTTGGAAACTCAAGTGGTGGAGGCTTTTCTCTTCTTATAAGAGTAGGTATCTCATGAACAAGAACAAAGAGAATTAG
- the LOC125203344 gene encoding putative pentatricopeptide repeat-containing protein At3g01580, whose product MSNVVRPRSAHQVFDKITNRRPPRQSSTNYNAHKPAYRQRPNLVDAFDYFEQNDIIKSWTSRISSLVRENRSREAVDVFKLMLFNEKRPNFVTVLSVLKAAGSLGSKDLTSGIHAYSMKMGLIESQVAVATALVGVYSTWDMPSAWKIFDQTSKRDLVLCSAMVSAVVSNGEYLESFKLLKEMVLTGVEPNPVTFSSVLPACAELGALWLGREIHGYSIKRSFDNHTILLNSISDMYSKCRHLEAAIDVFEHMQNKDVVSWRIIIRGCVENERPRKALKIFLQMLACCIQNVDERIIQEVFGAYKQLDENYCRHGFHSLVLKMGFTSNVPLVTELLQLYAKFGDIESARNVFDHLKWKDVIAWSTMASVYAQSAQPYMAFDILREMQLADQNPNYFTYVSLLLACSSLEALEIGKTMHAQIIKYGYSANAYLTSALIDLYCKFGEIGNAEAIFDENTTKDFICWSSMINGYAVNGCGELVLECFSNMLCNGITPNDVVFVSVLSACSHCGLEYEGWNWFNGMETMYGIKPNLAHYACMVDMLSRQGSIEEALEFVNNMPMEPDKRIWGSLLAGCRNSHGPNEILEDVAKKLISLDPKNSSYYVILSNLYADQGRWKEVEKLRNMMDTKLLKKVVGYSAMN is encoded by the coding sequence ATGTCTAATGTGGTCCGACCACGAAGTGCCCACCAAGTGTTCGATAAAATCACTAACAGACGCCCACCTCGTCAGAGCTCAACAAACTACAACGCCCACAAACCTGCATACAGACAGCGCCCCAATTTGGTAGACGCATTCGACTATTTCGAACAAAACGATATCATAAAATCATGGACATCGAGAATCTCGAGTTTAGTTAGGGAAAATCGGTCCCGGGAGGCTGTAGATGTGTTCAAATTGATGCTATTCAATGAGAAAAGGCCGAATTTTGTGACGGTATTAAGTGTCTTAAAGGCTGCTGGATCGCTTGGATCGAAAGATTTGACGTCTGGGATTCATGCTTACTCTATGAAAATGGGGCTGATTGAGTCGCAGGTAGCTGTTGCTACTGCACTTGTTGGCGTctactctacttgggatatgcCGAGTGCCTGGAAAATATTTGATCAGACATCTAAAAGAGATTTGGTTTTGTGCAGTGCTATGGTTTCTGCAGTTGTGAGCAACGGTGAGTATTTGGAATCCTTTAAGTTATTAAAGGAAATGGTTTTAACAGGTGTGGAACCAAATCCTGTTACGTTTTCGAGTGTACTCCCTGCCTGTGCCGAGTTAGGTGCATTATGGCTAGGGAGAGAAATTCATGGTTATTCCATCAAAAGGTCATTTGACAATCATACCATTCTTCTCAATTCGATTTCGGATATGTACTCCAAATGCAGGCATTTGGAGGCAGCGATAGATGTTTTTGAGCATATGCAGAACAAGGATGTCGTTTCTTGGAGGATCATAATACGGGGTTGCGTTGAAAATGAGAGGCCGCGGAAAGCCTTGAAGATCTTTCTGCAAATGCTTGCTTGCTGCATACAAAATGTGGATGAACGTATCATCCAAGAAGTATTTGGTGCATATAAACAGTTGGACGAGAATTATTGCAGGCATGGATTTCATAGTCTTGTATTGAAAATGGGATTTACTTCAAATGTTCCTTTGGTGACTGAACTTCTTCAACTCTATGCTAAATTTGGCGATATTGAGTCAGCCAGGAATGTGTTTGATCATCTTAAGTGGAAAGATGTTATTGCTTGGAGCACTATGGCTTCAGTTTATGCTCAAAGTGCGCAACCTTATATGGCATTTGACATACTAAGAGAGATGCAATTGGCCGACCAGAATCCTAATTATTTCACTTACGTTAGTTTATTGCTGGCTTGTAGCTCACTTGAAGCTCTGGAGATAGGCAAAACGATGCATGCacagataataaaatatggatattCAGCCAATGCATATTTGACATCTGCATTGATTGATTTGTATTGCAAATTTGGGGAAATAGGGAATGCTGAGGCgatttttgatgaaaataccACCAAAGATTTTATATGTTGGAGTTCAATGATAAATGGCTACGCGGTTAATGGCTGTGGAGAGCTGGTTCTTGAGTGTTTCTCAAATATGCTATGTAATGGAATAACGCCTAATGATGTTGTTTTCGTATCAGTTCTATCTGCCTGCAGTCACTGTGGGTTGGAGTATGAAGGATGGAACTGGTTCAATGGGATGGAAACCATGTACGGTATCAAGCCAAATCTTGCACATTATGCTTGCATGGTGGATATGCTTAGTCGTCAAGGAAGTATTGAGGAGGCTCTTGAATTTGTAAATAATATGCCAATGGAACCTGATAAAAGGATATGGGGATCTCTTCTTGCTGGATGCAGAAACTCTCATGGACCTAACGAAATCTTGGAAGATGTTGCCAAGAAACTGATCAGTTTGGACCCAAAGAATTCTAGCTACTATGTCATTCTCTCGAATTTGTACGCAGACCAGGGTAGATGGAAGGAAGTCGAGAAGTTGAGAAATATGATGGACACCAAATTGCTGAAGAAAGTTGTGGGTTATAGTGCTATGAACTAA